In the genome of Paenibacillus pabuli, one region contains:
- a CDS encoding RICIN domain-containing protein, protein MLVAPGQQASAAPLSVTNGVQFKDTSGNVVHAHGGGMIKANGYYYWFGENRNPNGTFKAVSVYRSADLKNWEYRNDVLTSSSAAELNISNIERPKVIYNSATGKYVLWMHKENGVDYGEARVAVATSSTVDGNYTYVGSYRPLGYDSRDMTVYNDNGTAYLISATKVNADLNIYKLTPDFLGVESLVTTLWPGQYREAPAMFKKGGVYFLITSGATGWNPNQAKYATASSITGTWSGLSNFGDSTTYGSQSAYVLPVEGSQTTSYLYMGDRWAGAWSGPVQDSQYVWLPLSFPSATSLAMNWASSITIDAAAGSVTGVDTPDVWDSSASYQLISRKSNKLLNVIGGSADNGADLEQRADSGTTSQQWQITDAGGGYVKIINRSSSKLIGVENGSTADGAVIEQWSDGGWASQQWQLVSVGGGYYKLKNRSTGKVLDISGQSLADGAAAIQWTDNGGTNQQFQIVKVQ, encoded by the coding sequence ATGCTGGTCGCTCCAGGACAACAGGCTTCCGCTGCTCCGCTCAGTGTGACCAACGGAGTACAGTTTAAGGATACAAGTGGCAATGTTGTTCACGCTCACGGGGGTGGGATGATCAAAGCAAACGGGTACTATTACTGGTTTGGAGAGAACCGCAATCCGAATGGAACGTTCAAGGCGGTTTCCGTATATCGTTCAGCAGATCTGAAAAACTGGGAGTATCGCAATGATGTGCTCACCAGCAGCTCGGCTGCCGAGCTGAACATTTCCAATATCGAACGCCCGAAAGTTATCTATAACAGTGCAACAGGCAAGTATGTTCTTTGGATGCATAAGGAAAACGGAGTCGACTACGGTGAAGCCAGAGTGGCTGTAGCGACCTCCAGTACAGTAGATGGTAATTACACATATGTGGGCAGCTATCGTCCGCTTGGCTACGATTCGAGAGATATGACAGTATACAACGATAACGGAACGGCATATCTCATCTCAGCGACCAAAGTAAATGCCGACCTGAATATCTACAAGCTGACTCCGGATTTTCTGGGTGTAGAATCTCTCGTAACGACGCTGTGGCCGGGGCAATATCGTGAAGCGCCTGCCATGTTCAAAAAGGGAGGTGTCTATTTCCTGATTACATCCGGGGCTACCGGCTGGAATCCGAACCAGGCCAAATATGCGACTGCCTCCAGCATAACGGGCACGTGGAGCGGCCTCAGCAACTTTGGGGACAGTACAACCTATGGTTCCCAATCAGCGTATGTGCTTCCGGTGGAAGGCTCACAGACCACATCCTATCTCTATATGGGTGATCGCTGGGCGGGTGCTTGGAGCGGGCCGGTTCAGGACTCCCAATATGTGTGGCTGCCACTGTCTTTTCCGAGTGCAACCAGTCTGGCGATGAACTGGGCAAGCAGCATTACCATTGATGCAGCTGCAGGTTCCGTAACCGGAGTGGATACGCCTGACGTATGGGACTCAAGTGCTTCGTATCAGTTGATTAGTCGCAAAAGCAATAAATTGCTTAATGTCATCGGTGGTTCCGCGGATAACGGTGCCGATCTGGAGCAGCGGGCAGACAGCGGCACAACCAGTCAGCAGTGGCAGATCACGGATGCGGGTGGCGGTTATGTCAAAATCATCAACCGATCCAGCAGCAAGCTGATTGGTGTGGAAAATGGCTCCACAGCAGATGGAGCTGTTATTGAACAATGGAGCGATGGCGGTTGGGCCAGTCAGCAATGGCAGTTGGTTAGTGTGGGCGGGGGTTATTATAAATTGAAAAATCGCAGTACAGGCAAGGTGCTTGATATTTCCGGACAGTCCCTGGCAGACGGGGCTGCTGCAATCCAGTGGACAGATAATGGCGGTACGAATCAGCAATTCCAGATTGTTAAGGTTCAATAA
- a CDS encoding Leu/Phe/Val dehydrogenase, with the protein MQLWHEMEREGMEELIFCHDPRRGLKAVIAIHSTALGPALGGCRYWTYASEEEAVRDAIKLAKGMTYKSAVSGLPYGGGKAVVWDVPAELFTHPGEARPNIHLAFGKGKQNTGHPANIIKDKETLDGLDKGSGMGMGMSSTNNLQACRRAETFRSLGRYLARLNGRYVTGLDLGTTVADMDQIRLETVHVTDTTGSLGAQDDFTAEMTAYGVYTGIVTSLRHQGIDALQGISIAVQGLGKVGYALCRYLHAAGARLIVADVVPERVQRALVQFSGAISADPAHIHAADCKVFAPCALGCVLTPATVEELRCSIVAGAANNQLSHRELVVRRMQARGILYAPDYVLNAGGIISTAYELEGAGPDLIRQKVAGIAGTLSKVYTIAEQTALSTADAADQLAEAVLQSAKP; encoded by the coding sequence ATGCAGTTATGGCACGAGATGGAGCGGGAAGGTATGGAAGAACTCATATTTTGCCATGATCCACGGAGGGGACTTAAAGCCGTCATCGCCATCCATAGTACAGCATTGGGTCCCGCACTTGGGGGATGCCGCTACTGGACGTATGCATCGGAAGAAGAAGCGGTTCGGGATGCCATCAAACTCGCAAAGGGCATGACCTACAAGTCGGCAGTCTCCGGTCTGCCTTATGGTGGGGGTAAAGCTGTGGTGTGGGATGTGCCCGCCGAATTGTTCACCCATCCGGGTGAAGCCAGACCAAACATCCATCTGGCTTTCGGAAAAGGTAAACAGAATACTGGTCACCCTGCGAATATCATTAAAGACAAGGAAACATTGGACGGCTTAGATAAAGGATCAGGTATGGGAATGGGTATGTCATCCACAAACAACCTGCAAGCCTGCCGACGTGCCGAAACGTTCCGTTCTCTGGGCCGCTATCTGGCACGACTGAACGGACGTTATGTGACAGGCCTGGATCTGGGCACTACGGTAGCAGATATGGACCAGATCCGGCTGGAGACGGTACATGTAACGGATACAACCGGATCACTTGGTGCACAAGATGATTTCACCGCCGAGATGACCGCCTACGGTGTATACACTGGCATTGTGACATCGCTACGTCACCAAGGCATCGATGCCTTGCAGGGCATATCCATTGCCGTCCAGGGACTCGGCAAGGTCGGGTATGCCCTGTGCCGTTACCTGCATGCAGCCGGGGCACGGCTCATTGTGGCAGACGTTGTACCCGAACGTGTACAACGTGCCCTTGTGCAGTTCAGCGGCGCCATTTCGGCCGATCCGGCCCATATTCACGCCGCTGACTGCAAGGTGTTCGCCCCCTGTGCCCTGGGGTGCGTATTGACCCCGGCAACGGTGGAGGAGCTGCGCTGCTCCATCGTTGCCGGGGCGGCGAACAACCAGCTCAGCCACCGGGAGCTGGTTGTTCGCCGCATGCAGGCGCGCGGCATTCTGTACGCGCCTGACTATGTGCTCAATGCAGGCGGAATCATCAGCACCGCCTACGAGCTGGAGGGGGCAGGGCCCGACCTGATCCGCCAAAAGGTGGCGGGAATTGCAGGTACGCTGTCCAAGGTCTATACGATAGCAGAGCAGACTGCCCTCTCCACGGCGGATGCAGCCGATCAGCTGGCAGAAGCTGTCCTGCAAAGTGCAAAACCCTAG
- a CDS encoding Fic family protein, whose product MRYIHKIYHEKSASEFNTTYQQRFNYESTVHMGLKIKPMSQPNEYELYYVPTNRLLTLVNNIHLISREFQKTFEQLPTVAQQQFINECLVEELYNTNDLEGVRSSREEIARSTKEIQLKRKSKNRFDSMIKSYLALLNNEMKYPSSPQDIRQIYDEITNGEIDSNELPDGEIFREEATYIYKKSGSGKIIHQGMTPEKEVYRAIEQLLNFMNTHDEIPLMIRVAVGHYFFGYIHPFYDGNGRSSRFISSLYLIEVLGEIGTLSLSRGCNTYRNKYLETFEITNSIKSRGEMNCFIESFLEIILETLSKMSGELKEKIELLKITENKLSKDYRLKDKDATYRHIMFILAQNHFFVTENGLTIKELAEILNKSEMTIRKTIKELLQVSLIDKNGEKPAYYSISRKYFE is encoded by the coding sequence ATGAGGTATATTCATAAAATTTATCATGAAAAAAGTGCTAGTGAATTTAACACTACATATCAACAGAGGTTCAATTATGAGTCAACAGTTCATATGGGACTTAAAATAAAACCAATGAGCCAGCCAAATGAATATGAGCTTTACTATGTTCCCACTAACCGCTTGTTAACCCTCGTCAACAATATCCATCTCATATCTCGAGAGTTTCAGAAAACGTTTGAACAGCTCCCTACGGTAGCCCAACAGCAATTTATTAATGAGTGCTTGGTAGAAGAATTATACAATACTAATGATTTGGAAGGAGTAAGGAGTTCACGCGAAGAGATCGCAAGAAGCACGAAAGAAATTCAATTAAAAAGAAAATCTAAAAACAGGTTTGACAGCATGATTAAATCTTATTTGGCTCTATTAAACAATGAAATGAAATACCCCAGTTCACCCCAGGATATAAGACAAATCTATGATGAGATTACAAATGGCGAGATTGACTCGAACGAGTTACCCGATGGCGAAATTTTCAGAGAAGAAGCAACCTATATTTATAAAAAATCGGGGAGCGGAAAGATTATTCATCAGGGAATGACACCAGAAAAAGAAGTTTATCGTGCAATAGAACAGTTATTAAACTTTATGAACACCCATGACGAGATTCCGCTGATGATCAGAGTGGCCGTTGGCCATTATTTCTTTGGTTATATCCACCCATTCTATGACGGTAATGGCAGAAGTTCTCGCTTCATTAGCAGCTTATATTTGATTGAGGTACTTGGTGAGATCGGTACACTGTCTCTATCTAGAGGGTGCAATACGTATAGGAACAAGTACCTGGAGACTTTCGAGATCACAAATAGTATTAAGAGTCGGGGCGAAATGAATTGTTTTATTGAATCTTTCCTTGAAATTATTCTTGAAACCCTTAGCAAAATGAGTGGTGAGTTAAAAGAAAAAATTGAATTACTTAAAATTACTGAGAACAAACTGTCTAAAGATTACAGACTCAAAGATAAAGATGCCACATATCGCCATATTATGTTTATCTTAGCCCAAAACCATTTCTTTGTTACAGAAAACGGACTGACCATCAAAGAATTGGCTGAAATTTTAAATAAATCCGAAATGACGATTCGCAAAACAATCAAAGAATTGCTACAAGTATCTCTTATTGATAAAAACGGTGAGAAACCCGCGTATTATTCAATTAGTCGAAAATACTTTGAATGA
- a CDS encoding DUF2179 domain-containing protein: MFKILVFILLIQIVYVSAYTLRMILTLKGQKYIAALISMGEIVIYVLGLNLVLNYLTQPSALIVYAVGYGLGVLLGAWIEEKIALGYVTVKVICNQMGGDVANALRDKGYGVTAWVGSGRDGDRLVMEILAKRKNQKLLYQTILELDPKAFVITVEPKQFHGGFWTRSIKR; encoded by the coding sequence TTGTTTAAAATATTGGTATTTATCTTATTGATTCAAATTGTGTACGTATCCGCGTATACACTTCGGATGATTCTGACGCTCAAAGGACAGAAATATATTGCTGCGCTCATCAGTATGGGCGAAATTGTGATCTACGTACTCGGCCTGAACCTGGTACTCAATTATTTGACCCAACCTTCTGCGCTGATTGTGTACGCCGTTGGTTATGGGCTGGGTGTCTTACTCGGTGCCTGGATTGAGGAGAAAATTGCACTCGGTTACGTTACCGTTAAAGTTATATGTAATCAGATGGGCGGGGATGTAGCGAATGCCTTACGGGATAAAGGATACGGTGTCACCGCCTGGGTTGGCAGTGGACGTGACGGAGATCGGCTGGTTATGGAAATTTTGGCGAAACGCAAAAACCAGAAACTGCTCTATCAGACGATTCTGGAGCTTGATCCCAAAGCATTTGTCATCACCGTTGAGCCCAAACAGTTCCATGGCGGGTTCTGGACACGTTCCATCAAAAGATAA
- a CDS encoding LacI family DNA-binding transcriptional regulator: protein MRDIADKLGVSSVTVSKALNDKDGVSGELKEKIKVLAVQMGYRYNAAARSMKEGLTHNIGVIIPERFTGPTQSFYVRVFQRITKHLEDQGYYGILHILNVEDEEELILPKLYSDNKVDGFIVLGQVSKEYIELVQSMDVPKMFLDFYDEHSDIDSVVTDNFYAAYELTNVLVQKGHRRIAYVGNLYSTSSIQDRFLGYYKSLLEHRLPMDQNLVLNDRDERGTFIEIDLPEQLPTAFVCNCDQVAHLLVQKLTSLGIQVPAQCSVVGFDNDIYATLSDPKLTTVEVDVEQMARTAVHSMLKKIDNPSRSFGRVHVKGNIIYRDSVSAAPALSDDVSN from the coding sequence ATGCGGGATATCGCCGACAAGCTCGGAGTTAGCAGTGTGACGGTCTCGAAAGCATTAAATGACAAAGATGGCGTCAGTGGTGAATTAAAGGAAAAAATTAAAGTTCTTGCCGTTCAGATGGGCTATCGGTATAACGCCGCGGCTCGTTCGATGAAGGAAGGCTTGACTCATAATATTGGTGTTATTATCCCGGAGCGTTTCACCGGACCTACACAATCATTCTATGTACGTGTATTCCAGCGCATCACCAAACATCTGGAGGATCAGGGATACTACGGCATTCTGCATATTCTGAATGTTGAGGATGAAGAGGAACTAATCCTGCCGAAACTCTATAGTGACAACAAGGTGGATGGTTTCATCGTGCTTGGACAAGTCAGCAAGGAATATATCGAACTGGTCCAGTCGATGGACGTGCCCAAGATGTTTCTCGATTTCTACGATGAGCATTCGGATATCGACTCTGTCGTTACTGATAACTTTTACGCTGCTTATGAGCTGACCAACGTTCTGGTTCAAAAGGGACACCGTCGTATCGCTTATGTTGGGAATCTTTATTCTACAAGCAGCATTCAGGACCGGTTCCTCGGTTATTACAAATCATTGCTGGAGCATCGGTTGCCGATGGATCAGAATCTCGTGCTTAATGACCGTGATGAGCGCGGTACGTTTATTGAAATTGATCTGCCAGAGCAGCTGCCTACAGCTTTTGTATGCAACTGTGATCAGGTGGCCCATCTGCTTGTTCAGAAACTGACTTCCCTGGGTATTCAGGTGCCTGCACAATGCTCCGTGGTTGGGTTCGATAATGATATCTATGCCACGCTTTCCGATCCCAAATTAACGACGGTTGAGGTGGATGTGGAACAGATGGCCCGCACTGCGGTTCATTCGATGCTCAAAAAGATTGATAACCCGAGTCGCAGCTTCGGCCGCGTACACGTGAAGGGCAATATCATTTATCGTGATTCGGTGAGTGCTGCACCTGCCCTTTCGGATGATGTGTCTAACTAA
- a CDS encoding ABC transporter ATP-binding protein has product MSEKQVLSIEGLRMRYNDRYVLNGIDLEVNRGEMIGYIGPNGAGKSTTVKILLGLVEGYVGTVRIFGKDIADGDVEYKRRIGYVPEVAELYEQLTPAEYLTFTGELYGLSYEDADYKAKLLMDCFGLEKSYHSRIASFSKGMRQKVLLISALLHDPDLLFLDEPLSGLDANSVMVVKEILSQLSAKGTTIFYSSHIMDVVEKISSRIVLIAEGRVMADGTFRQLQQQSMEGSLEEVFNQLTGFNEHRAIAERFVSIVQEVY; this is encoded by the coding sequence GTGAGTGAAAAACAAGTACTGTCAATTGAAGGCTTGCGGATGAGGTATAACGACCGTTATGTGCTGAATGGTATTGATCTGGAAGTAAATCGGGGCGAGATGATCGGATACATCGGTCCGAACGGTGCGGGCAAAAGCACAACGGTCAAGATTTTGCTTGGACTGGTTGAGGGTTATGTGGGCACGGTCCGCATCTTCGGCAAGGATATCGCGGACGGTGATGTAGAATATAAGCGAAGAATTGGTTATGTGCCTGAAGTGGCGGAATTATACGAACAATTAACCCCGGCAGAGTATCTGACGTTTACCGGAGAATTGTACGGGTTGTCCTATGAGGATGCCGATTATAAGGCGAAATTGCTGATGGACTGTTTTGGACTGGAAAAATCATATCATTCCCGCATTGCTTCCTTCTCCAAAGGCATGCGTCAGAAAGTATTGCTGATCTCCGCGCTGCTGCATGACCCGGATTTGTTGTTCCTGGATGAACCGCTTAGCGGACTGGATGCCAACAGTGTGATGGTGGTGAAGGAGATTTTGTCGCAGTTGTCGGCCAAGGGCACGACCATATTCTATTCGTCACACATCATGGATGTGGTGGAGAAGATCAGCAGCCGAATCGTCCTGATTGCCGAAGGTCGTGTGATGGCAGATGGTACGTTCAGGCAGCTCCAACAGCAATCCATGGAGGGCTCATTGGAGGAAGTATTCAACCAACTGACGGGTTTCAATGAGCATCGGGCAATCGCAGAACGCTTTGTGTCCATCGTGCAGGAGGTGTACTGA